A genome region from Bradyrhizobium commune includes the following:
- a CDS encoding NAD+ synthase, with amino-acid sequence MTEYEFRLTLAQLNPSVGDIEGNAAKARAAREKARADLADVVVFPELFIAGYPPEDLVLKPAFQAACRAAIEQLARETADGGPAMLIGTPWVEEGKLFNACALLDQGRIAALRFKANLPNYGVFDEKRLFARGVPSGPVTISGVRIGVPICEDIWLEESEDYENVVETLAETGAEILVVPNGSPYGRDKGDLRLSVAVARITESGLPLVYLNEVGGQDELVFDGASFALNGDLTVAAQLPAFEEHVTTLLWQRCRGGWHCSGPIVEQPDGDKADYAACVLGLRDYVAKNGFPGVLLGISGGIDSALCAAIAVDALGADQVHGVMLPYRYTAPHSIADAGELAGHLGIRYEVLPIAEAVSGFETILSGIFKNLPLDITEENLQARTRGTLLMAISNKTGLMVVTTGNKSEMSVGYATLYGDMNGGFNPIKDIYKTQVFRLAALRNAWKPAGALGPAGEVIPPDIIARPPTAELRENQTDQDSLPPYDVLDAILERLVEREEPLEAIIAAGFYRDTVTRIDHLLNVAEYKRRQAAPGVKVTRKNFGRDRRYPITNRFRDEGKPLPAPDETLVSRGSRASIDAFEG; translated from the coding sequence ATGACGGAATACGAATTCAGGCTCACGCTGGCGCAGCTCAACCCGAGCGTTGGCGATATCGAAGGTAACGCCGCAAAAGCGCGCGCAGCGCGCGAGAAGGCGCGGGCTGATCTCGCCGACGTCGTCGTCTTTCCCGAGCTGTTCATTGCCGGCTATCCGCCGGAGGACCTGGTGCTCAAGCCCGCGTTCCAGGCCGCTTGCCGCGCGGCGATCGAACAGCTCGCGCGCGAAACGGCTGACGGCGGCCCCGCCATGCTGATCGGCACGCCCTGGGTCGAGGAAGGCAAGCTCTTTAATGCCTGCGCGCTGCTCGACCAGGGGCGGATCGCGGCGCTGCGCTTCAAGGCCAACCTTCCGAATTACGGCGTGTTCGACGAGAAGCGGCTGTTCGCCCGTGGCGTACCGTCCGGACCGGTCACGATCAGCGGCGTGCGGATCGGCGTGCCGATCTGCGAGGACATCTGGCTCGAAGAGTCCGAGGACTACGAGAACGTCGTCGAGACGCTGGCCGAGACCGGCGCGGAGATCCTGGTGGTGCCGAACGGCTCGCCTTACGGGCGCGACAAGGGCGATCTGAGGCTGTCCGTTGCGGTGGCCCGCATCACCGAAAGCGGGCTGCCGCTGGTCTATCTCAACGAGGTCGGCGGCCAGGACGAGCTGGTGTTCGACGGGGCATCTTTCGCGCTCAACGGCGATTTGACCGTCGCGGCCCAGCTGCCGGCGTTCGAGGAGCACGTCACAACGCTGCTTTGGCAGCGGTGTCGCGGCGGCTGGCATTGCTCGGGTCCGATCGTGGAGCAACCGGACGGGGACAAGGCCGATTACGCGGCCTGCGTGCTCGGCTTGCGCGATTACGTCGCCAAGAACGGCTTTCCCGGCGTGCTGCTCGGCATCTCCGGCGGCATCGATTCCGCGCTCTGCGCAGCGATCGCCGTCGATGCGCTCGGCGCCGACCAGGTGCATGGCGTGATGCTGCCCTATCGCTACACCGCACCCCACTCGATTGCAGACGCCGGCGAGCTCGCCGGTCATCTCGGCATCCGCTACGAGGTGCTGCCGATCGCAGAAGCCGTGAGCGGCTTCGAGACCATCCTGTCCGGCATTTTCAAGAATTTGCCGCTAGATATCACCGAGGAAAATCTCCAGGCGCGCACCCGCGGCACGCTGTTGATGGCGATCTCCAACAAGACCGGGCTGATGGTGGTGACGACAGGCAACAAGTCGGAAATGTCGGTTGGCTACGCCACGCTCTATGGCGACATGAATGGCGGCTTCAATCCGATCAAGGACATCTACAAGACGCAGGTGTTTCGGCTGGCCGCGTTACGCAATGCGTGGAAGCCCGCCGGTGCGCTCGGGCCCGCCGGCGAGGTGATCCCGCCTGATATCATCGCGCGGCCGCCGACGGCGGAGCTGCGCGAGAACCAGACCGATCAGGATTCACTGCCGCCTTACGACGTGCTCGACGCCATCCTCGAGCGCCTGGTCGAACGCGAGGAGCCGCTCGAGGCGATCATCGCTGCCGGCTTCTACCGCGACACCGTTACCCGCATCGACCATCTCCTCAATGTCGCCGAATACAAGCGCCGCCAGGCCGCGCCCGGCGTGAAGGTGACGCGGAAAAATTTCGGCCGCGACCGCCGCTATCCCATCACCAACCGTTTTCGCGATGAGGGTAAGCCGCTGCCGGCGCCGGATGAGACGCTGGTCTCGCGTGGAAGCCGCGCCTCGATCGACGCGTTCGAGGGGTGA
- a CDS encoding class II 3-deoxy-7-phosphoheptulonate synthase, producing the protein MSERWTPESWRSKPVLQVPDYPDAKALADVEAQLATFPPLVFAGEARNLKKALARVAAGDAFLLQGGDCAESFAEHGANNIRDFFRVLLQMAVVLTYAGAVPVVKVGRIAGQFAKPRSSPTEKVGGVELPSYRGDIVNDIAFTREARVPDPQRQLMAYRQSAATLNLLRAFATGGFANLGSVHQWMLGFLKDSPQSRRYKELADRISDALNFMRACGLDLESHPELRATDFYTSHEALLLGYEQAMTRVDSTTGDWYATSGHMIWIGDRTRQLDHGHVEYFRGIKNPIGLKCGPSLKPDELLKLIDVLNPDNEPGRLTLINRFGSDKVADHLPGLIRAVKREGRVVVWSCDPMHGNTITSTTGYKTRPFDRVLSEVKSFFTIHAAEGTHAGGVHLEMTGQDVTECIGGARAITDEDLNDRYHTVCDPRLNAEQSIDMAFLVAELLKQERAGKARPMPAAAGL; encoded by the coding sequence ATGTCCGAGCGGTGGACGCCCGAGTCCTGGCGCAGCAAGCCGGTGCTACAGGTGCCCGATTATCCCGACGCCAAGGCGCTGGCCGACGTCGAGGCGCAGCTTGCGACCTTTCCGCCGCTGGTGTTCGCCGGCGAGGCGCGCAACCTGAAGAAGGCGCTGGCGCGCGTTGCAGCCGGCGACGCCTTCCTGCTCCAGGGCGGCGACTGCGCCGAGAGCTTTGCCGAGCATGGCGCCAACAACATCCGCGACTTCTTCCGCGTGCTGCTCCAGATGGCGGTGGTGCTGACCTATGCCGGCGCGGTCCCCGTGGTGAAGGTCGGCCGCATCGCCGGCCAGTTCGCAAAGCCGCGCTCGTCGCCGACCGAGAAGGTGGGTGGCGTCGAGCTGCCGAGCTATCGCGGCGATATCGTCAACGACATCGCCTTCACCCGGGAAGCGCGTGTGCCCGATCCGCAGCGCCAGCTGATGGCCTATCGCCAGTCGGCCGCGACGCTGAACCTGCTCCGAGCGTTCGCCACCGGCGGCTTCGCCAATCTCGGCAGCGTGCATCAGTGGATGCTCGGCTTCCTCAAGGATAGCCCACAGTCCCGCCGCTACAAGGAATTGGCCGACCGCATCTCGGATGCGCTGAACTTCATGCGCGCCTGCGGCCTTGATCTCGAGAGCCATCCCGAGCTGCGCGCCACTGATTTCTACACCAGCCATGAGGCGCTGCTGCTCGGCTACGAGCAAGCCATGACCCGCGTCGATTCCACCACCGGCGACTGGTACGCGACCTCCGGCCACATGATCTGGATCGGCGACCGCACCCGCCAGCTCGATCACGGCCATGTCGAATATTTCCGCGGCATCAAGAATCCGATCGGGCTGAAGTGCGGCCCGTCGCTCAAGCCGGATGAGCTGCTGAAGCTGATCGACGTGCTCAACCCCGACAACGAGCCGGGCCGGCTGACGCTGATCAACCGTTTCGGCTCCGACAAGGTCGCCGACCACCTGCCGGGGCTGATCCGCGCGGTGAAGCGCGAGGGCAGGGTGGTGGTCTGGTCGTGCGATCCCATGCACGGCAACACCATCACCTCGACCACCGGCTACAAGACGCGGCCGTTTGACCGCGTGCTGTCGGAGGTGAAGTCGTTCTTCACGATCCACGCCGCGGAAGGCACCCACGCCGGCGGCGTGCATCTGGAGATGACCGGCCAGGACGTCACCGAATGTATCGGCGGCGCCCGGGCCATTACGGACGAGGACCTCAACGACCGCTACCACACGGTCTGCGATCCCCGCCTCAATGCCGAGCAATCCATCGACATGGCCTTCCTGGTCGCTGAGCTGCTCAAGCAGGAACGCGCCGGCAAGGCCCGGCCGATGCCGGCCGCAGCGGGGCTGTAG
- a CDS encoding DUF2865 domain-containing protein codes for MADMPEFLSLSRSRSLLACAVLLSTAVLASDAVAQAGPPGAPPPPAQGGLGPNPMCSRLEGQLAALDRGGSSDPARDDQIRRYQDSQTRQQAELDRVTMQAKRMGCDSSGFFSLFNGQSAQCGPVNTQIQQMRANLDQITGNLERLRGGGPGGGNDNQRRSVLAALAQNNCGPQYANAAPPQGGNFLNNLFGGGNNANNPQAVPPSDLGPQSGTYRTVCVRTCDGAYFPISFATVPARFPDDEKTCKALCPAAEAVLYAHRNPGEDMSSAVSISGQPYTSLPTAFKFRSEFNPSCSCKAAGQSWADALKSADDKAAVEQQGDIIVTEESAKKMQQQRLNKGAPATTAKKGAAPAATTATAPAATPPADTAPTATSENKPIRSVGPTFLPQQQK; via the coding sequence ATGGCGGATATGCCTGAATTTTTGTCTCTGTCCCGTTCCCGCTCCCTGCTTGCTTGCGCTGTGCTCCTGAGCACGGCCGTGCTTGCCAGCGACGCTGTTGCCCAGGCCGGCCCGCCCGGTGCGCCGCCTCCGCCCGCACAGGGCGGGCTCGGGCCGAACCCGATGTGCTCGCGGCTGGAAGGGCAGCTCGCCGCCCTCGACCGCGGCGGGAGCAGCGACCCCGCGCGCGACGACCAGATCCGCCGCTACCAGGATTCCCAGACCCGTCAGCAGGCCGAGCTCGATCGCGTCACCATGCAGGCCAAGCGCATGGGCTGCGACTCCTCCGGTTTCTTCTCGCTGTTCAACGGCCAGTCGGCGCAATGCGGTCCGGTCAACACCCAGATCCAGCAGATGCGCGCCAATCTGGACCAGATCACCGGCAATCTCGAGCGCTTGCGCGGCGGCGGTCCCGGCGGCGGTAACGATAACCAGCGCCGCTCGGTGCTGGCCGCGCTGGCGCAGAACAATTGCGGTCCGCAATATGCCAACGCGGCGCCGCCGCAGGGCGGTAACTTCCTGAACAATCTGTTCGGCGGCGGCAACAACGCCAACAATCCGCAAGCCGTGCCGCCCTCCGATCTCGGCCCGCAGTCCGGCACCTATCGCACCGTCTGCGTGCGCACCTGCGACGGCGCCTATTTCCCGATCTCGTTCGCGACCGTGCCGGCGCGCTTCCCCGACGACGAGAAGACCTGCAAGGCGTTGTGTCCGGCGGCCGAAGCCGTGCTCTACGCCCACCGCAATCCCGGCGAGGACATGAGCTCGGCGGTCTCGATCAGCGGCCAGCCCTATACGTCGCTGCCGACCGCCTTCAAATTCCGCAGCGAGTTCAATCCGTCCTGCTCCTGCAAGGCGGCCGGCCAGAGCTGGGCCGACGCGCTGAAATCGGCCGACGACAAGGCCGCCGTCGAGCAGCAGGGTGACATCATCGTCACCGAGGAGAGCGCCAAGAAGATGCAGCAGCAGCGGCTCAACAAGGGCGCGCCTGCGACGACGGCCAAGAAAGGCGCGGCGCCGGCTGCCACGACGGCCACCGCGCCGGCTGCAACGCCTCCGGCCGATACGGCCCCCACGGCCACGTCGGAGAACAAGCCGATCCGCTCGGTCGGCCCGACCTTCCTGCCGCAGCAGCAGAAGTGA
- a CDS encoding aldehyde dehydrogenase family protein, with amino-acid sequence MSVAYDFARSPAAEFMARPQDLLIDGRRVPASSGRTFKSLNPATGQVIATVAEGNEADVEHAVAAARRAFEGPWRTMRASERGQILMRWAELLKQHADEIVEIESIDAGKPISATLRQDFPSAVDTLTYYAGWADKISGDVVPVRDDALTYTVREPVGVVAAIVPWNFPLMIGMWKLAPALACGCTVVMKPAELTSLSALRIAELALEAGLPKGVFNVVTGPGRVVGDALVNHPDVDKVTFTGSPGVGRGIMKGAASNFKRVSLELGGKSANVIFDDADLESASKAAASGIFFNAGQVCSAGSRVLVQEKAYDEVVERLAARAKSLRIGDPLDRKTALGPVISEKQMKSILDYVDIGRKEGATLVTGGEKVGDRGYFISPAVFAGVEHEMRISQEEIFGPVVSVIKFRDEADALRIANGTAYSLAAGVWSRDIGKLQRFAKRARAGTVWMNTYGYTDVRLPWGGERDSGLGREHGTAAIDNFTEPKAVWMNLAV; translated from the coding sequence ATGTCAGTTGCATATGACTTTGCGCGCTCCCCCGCCGCCGAGTTCATGGCCCGGCCCCAGGACCTGCTGATCGACGGCCGCCGCGTGCCCGCGAGCTCGGGCCGTACCTTCAAATCCCTCAATCCGGCAACCGGCCAGGTGATCGCCACCGTCGCCGAAGGCAACGAGGCCGATGTCGAGCATGCGGTCGCCGCGGCGCGCCGGGCGTTCGAAGGCCCGTGGCGCACGATGCGCGCCTCCGAGCGCGGCCAGATCCTGATGCGCTGGGCGGAGCTGTTGAAGCAGCATGCCGACGAGATCGTCGAGATCGAGTCGATCGACGCCGGCAAGCCGATCTCGGCCACGCTGCGCCAGGACTTTCCGTCCGCCGTCGACACGCTGACCTACTACGCCGGCTGGGCCGACAAGATCAGCGGCGACGTCGTGCCGGTGCGCGACGACGCCCTGACCTACACCGTGCGCGAGCCGGTCGGCGTGGTCGCCGCCATCGTGCCGTGGAATTTCCCGCTGATGATCGGCATGTGGAAGCTCGCACCGGCGCTCGCCTGCGGTTGCACCGTGGTGATGAAGCCGGCCGAATTGACCTCGCTGTCGGCGCTGCGCATCGCCGAGCTCGCGCTTGAGGCCGGCTTGCCGAAGGGCGTCTTCAACGTCGTCACCGGACCCGGCCGCGTCGTCGGCGACGCCTTGGTCAATCATCCCGATGTCGACAAGGTCACTTTTACGGGCTCGCCCGGCGTCGGCCGCGGAATCATGAAAGGCGCGGCCAGCAACTTCAAGCGCGTCTCGCTGGAGCTCGGCGGCAAGTCGGCCAACGTGATCTTCGACGATGCCGATCTCGAATCCGCTTCCAAGGCTGCCGCCTCCGGCATCTTCTTCAATGCCGGCCAGGTCTGCTCCGCCGGCTCGCGCGTGCTGGTGCAGGAGAAGGCCTATGACGAAGTCGTCGAGCGGCTGGCTGCGCGCGCGAAGTCGCTCAGGATCGGCGATCCGCTCGACCGCAAGACGGCGCTCGGTCCCGTCATCTCCGAGAAGCAGATGAAGTCGATCCTCGACTATGTCGACATCGGCCGGAAGGAGGGCGCGACCCTCGTCACCGGTGGCGAGAAGGTCGGCGATCGCGGCTATTTCATCAGCCCCGCGGTGTTCGCGGGCGTCGAGCACGAGATGCGGATCTCGCAGGAAGAAATCTTCGGCCCCGTCGTCAGCGTCATCAAGTTCAGGGACGAAGCTGATGCTTTACGGATCGCTAACGGCACGGCCTACAGTCTCGCGGCCGGCGTCTGGAGCCGCGACATCGGCAAGCTCCAGCGCTTCGCCAAGCGCGCGCGGGCCGGCACGGTCTGGATGAACACCTATGGCTATACCGACGTGCGCCTGCCCTGGGGCGGCGAGCGCGACTCCGGTCTCGGCCGCGAGCACGGCACCGCCGCGATCGACAATTTCACCGAGCCGAAGGCCGTGTGGATGAATCTGGCCGTCTGA
- a CDS encoding alpha/beta hydrolase family protein — translation MDAARDDVFIDEISFPATDGYVLTGTLFLPRGAKRHAVLINSATAVPRKIYRGFASYLAHRGCAVLTYDYRGIGDSRQPAMVGYNQPKSLVGFKASMSDWAALDVTAAVRWMRERYNTLPFAYVGHSFGGQALGLLDNNTEISRAVFVASQAATWQLMTSPEKYRVYAFMNFVGVPLAHALGYAPGWAGIGEDLPKGVFLQWANWVSSPRYLFDSKLPALENFAKYKGELRALCFSDDPWATRPAVELLTSGFTAIKPELLTVKPSDVDAKAIGHFGFFRPEHRDTLWRGVAEWIQGE, via the coding sequence ATGGATGCGGCGCGCGACGACGTTTTCATCGACGAGATTAGCTTCCCGGCGACCGACGGGTATGTGCTGACCGGCACACTGTTCCTGCCGCGCGGCGCCAAGCGGCATGCGGTCCTGATCAATTCGGCGACCGCCGTGCCGCGAAAAATCTATCGCGGCTTTGCCTCCTATCTCGCCCATCGCGGCTGTGCGGTCCTCACGTACGACTATCGCGGCATCGGCGATTCCCGGCAGCCGGCGATGGTCGGTTACAACCAGCCGAAATCGCTGGTCGGCTTCAAGGCCTCGATGTCCGACTGGGCCGCGCTCGACGTCACCGCCGCGGTGCGCTGGATGCGGGAGCGATACAACACCCTGCCCTTCGCCTATGTCGGCCATTCCTTCGGCGGCCAGGCGCTCGGGCTGCTCGACAACAACACCGAAATATCGCGCGCCGTGTTCGTGGCCTCGCAGGCGGCGACCTGGCAGCTGATGACGTCGCCGGAAAAATATCGCGTCTACGCCTTCATGAATTTCGTCGGCGTGCCGCTCGCCCACGCGCTCGGCTACGCGCCGGGCTGGGCCGGCATCGGCGAGGATCTGCCCAAGGGCGTCTTCCTGCAATGGGCCAACTGGGTCTCGAGCCCGCGCTATCTGTTCGATTCAAAGCTGCCGGCGCTCGAGAATTTTGCAAAGTACAAGGGCGAGTTGCGCGCGCTGTGCTTCTCCGACGACCCCTGGGCGACGCGGCCGGCGGTCGAGCTGCTCACAAGCGGTTTCACCGCGATCAAGCCGGAGCTGCTGACCGTGAAGCCGTCCGACGTCGACGCCAAGGCGATCGGCCATTTCGGCTTCTTCCGCCCCGAGCATCGCGACACGCTGTGGCGCGGGGTCGCGGAATGGATCCAGGGGGAATGA
- a CDS encoding response regulator transcription factor, whose protein sequence is MRVLLIEDDRMVGAAVEQALKDAAYAVDWVRDGETALLAAESESYEVLLLDLGLPNADGRDILRRLRADGCKCPVIIVTARDGVDDRIEGLDLGADDYLVKPFEIRELLARMRAVLRREGSGASALLGNGKLSLDPATREASLSGQTAILTAREYALLQALLTRPGAILSRSELERQLYGWNEEVESNAVEFLIHTIRRKLGAEAIRNVRGMGWMVDRPS, encoded by the coding sequence TTGCGGGTTCTGCTGATTGAGGACGACAGGATGGTCGGCGCCGCCGTCGAGCAGGCGCTGAAAGATGCCGCCTATGCCGTCGATTGGGTCAGGGATGGCGAGACCGCGCTGCTTGCGGCCGAAAGCGAGTCCTACGAAGTGCTGCTGCTCGATCTTGGTCTGCCGAACGCGGACGGCCGTGACATCTTGCGTCGGCTGCGCGCGGATGGCTGCAAATGTCCCGTCATTATTGTCACCGCGCGAGACGGCGTCGACGACAGGATCGAGGGCCTCGATCTCGGCGCTGATGACTACCTCGTCAAGCCGTTCGAGATTCGCGAGCTGCTGGCGCGAATGCGTGCCGTGCTTCGCCGCGAAGGCAGCGGCGCATCTGCCCTGCTTGGCAACGGCAAGCTCAGTCTCGATCCGGCAACACGCGAGGCCTCGCTGTCTGGTCAAACGGCCATCCTGACTGCGCGCGAGTATGCTCTTCTCCAGGCTTTGCTCACCCGGCCCGGCGCCATCCTGTCGCGGAGCGAGCTCGAGCGCCAGCTTTATGGCTGGAACGAGGAGGTCGAGAGCAACGCGGTCGAATTCCTGATCCACACCATCCGCAGGAAGCTCGGTGCCGAGGCGATCCGCAACGTCCGCGGCATGGGGTGGATGGTGGATCGCCCGTCATGA
- a CDS encoding sensor histidine kinase: protein MIRSLRGRLFVSLTAVVLLTGLAGGVFAHRWAFDEAIETQDSVLIQIAGLVQSGGLTGAQDLHGVDEDAEVWLIELGKTPQGTPEERQLWRLQDGMRDAARKGKPVRVVLRTRSDGSRFAVAQSTGVRDEIAGDMAFRTVLPIAALIPCLMLVIAFVVAGSLRPMVHLADELDARPADDMTALPLRDLPSELNPFVSSINGLLRRVHEMMEQQRRFIADAAHELRTPLTALSLQAENLDRVELPPAARERLAVLRQGMRRSKHLLEQLLALARHDATPPDRAPGEVMELDRAARGVIADLLQEAISRDIDLGFDRAESVLVCGAFVMFTAMIRNLIDNALRFTPEGGKIDVAIYQDGATAVLQIEDTGPGVAADEIGRIFEPFFRGQRPEGDGVGLGLSIVKRIVDRLGGTIEAANVIEPRRTGLRVVVKFPAAGT, encoded by the coding sequence ATGATCAGGTCGTTGCGCGGCCGGCTGTTCGTCAGCTTGACGGCGGTCGTCCTGTTGACCGGCCTCGCGGGAGGCGTCTTTGCGCATCGCTGGGCCTTCGACGAAGCCATCGAGACTCAGGACTCGGTGCTGATCCAGATCGCCGGCCTGGTTCAGAGCGGTGGTCTCACCGGTGCTCAGGATCTCCATGGTGTGGATGAGGATGCCGAGGTCTGGCTGATTGAGCTGGGGAAGACACCGCAGGGCACGCCCGAGGAGCGCCAGCTGTGGCGGCTCCAGGACGGGATGCGCGATGCGGCGCGAAAGGGCAAGCCGGTCCGCGTCGTGCTGCGCACGCGGTCCGACGGCAGCCGCTTTGCAGTGGCGCAGAGCACGGGGGTTCGGGATGAGATCGCGGGCGACATGGCGTTCCGCACCGTGCTTCCGATTGCGGCGCTGATCCCTTGCCTGATGCTGGTGATCGCCTTCGTCGTCGCGGGATCGCTGCGCCCGATGGTGCATCTCGCAGACGAGCTCGATGCTAGGCCCGCCGATGACATGACGGCACTCCCGCTTCGCGATCTCCCGAGCGAACTCAATCCGTTCGTATCCTCGATCAACGGCCTGTTGCGGCGCGTGCATGAGATGATGGAGCAGCAGCGCAGGTTCATTGCGGACGCCGCGCACGAGCTGCGGACGCCGCTGACGGCACTGAGCCTGCAAGCCGAAAATCTCGATCGGGTCGAGCTGCCGCCTGCGGCGCGCGAGCGCCTTGCCGTGCTTCGGCAGGGCATGCGCCGCAGCAAGCATCTTCTGGAGCAGTTGCTGGCGCTGGCTCGGCATGACGCAACGCCGCCTGACCGCGCGCCAGGCGAGGTCATGGAGCTTGATCGCGCGGCGAGAGGGGTTATCGCCGATCTGTTGCAGGAGGCGATCAGCCGCGACATCGATCTCGGCTTCGACCGAGCCGAGTCCGTTCTGGTGTGCGGCGCGTTCGTCATGTTCACGGCCATGATCCGTAACCTCATCGACAATGCGCTTCGGTTCACGCCGGAGGGGGGCAAGATCGATGTGGCGATTTACCAGGACGGCGCGACGGCTGTCCTCCAGATCGAGGACACCGGGCCCGGCGTTGCCGCCGACGAGATCGGCCGGATATTTGAGCCGTTCTTCCGCGGTCAGCGTCCGGAGGGCGACGGTGTTGGTCTTGGGCTATCGATCGTCAAGCGCATCGTTGATCGGCTCGGCGGGACGATTGAAGCGGCGAACGTCATTGAGCCCCGGCGAACCGGATTGCGCGTTGTCGTCAAATTTCCCGCGGCCGGTACGTGA
- a CDS encoding diacylglycerol kinase: MLRIWKATINSRNGMAFAFRSEQAIREEIFALILSVPVAWFVAASATRAVELVCSVAFVLVVELLNTAIEKLADRLTMDHDKQIGRVKDMGSAAVGVALLMAGAFWIIAIIERLGFL, from the coding sequence TTGCTGCGCATCTGGAAGGCCACGATCAATTCCCGCAACGGAATGGCCTTTGCGTTCCGCTCGGAACAGGCCATCCGCGAGGAGATCTTTGCGCTGATCCTGTCGGTGCCGGTGGCATGGTTCGTCGCCGCGAGCGCGACGCGTGCGGTCGAGCTGGTCTGCTCGGTTGCGTTCGTGCTGGTGGTCGAGCTGCTCAACACCGCGATCGAGAAGCTCGCCGACCGGCTCACCATGGATCACGACAAGCAGATCGGCCGGGTCAAGGACATGGGCTCGGCCGCGGTCGGCGTTGCGCTGCTGATGGCCGGCGCGTTCTGGATCATCGCCATCATCGAGCGGCTGGGGTTCCTCTAA
- a CDS encoding COG4705 family protein — protein sequence MDDRTKISVISDSKVPEVTLGFWIIKIAATTLGETGGDTVTMTLNWGYLAGTCLFLAAMIVLVAAQIRARKFHPALYWATIVASTTFGTTMADFADRSLGIGYTGGSTLLLSCLVLVLWLWYRAEGTISVDSVGTPRVEAFYWGAITFSQTLGTALGDWIADTGDMGYRGGALIFAGGLAVIGALYFWTRVSRVTLFWAAFILTRPLGATVGDFLDKPLDHGGLALSRPLASAVIAAFMLACLLLIPQRAWQHPGDHQAAEKAREVA from the coding sequence ATGGACGATCGTACGAAGATCAGCGTCATCAGCGACAGCAAGGTCCCGGAGGTCACGCTCGGCTTCTGGATCATCAAGATCGCAGCCACGACTCTCGGCGAGACCGGCGGCGACACCGTCACCATGACCTTGAACTGGGGCTACCTCGCCGGCACCTGCTTGTTCCTGGCGGCGATGATTGTTCTTGTCGCGGCACAAATCCGCGCGCGAAAATTCCATCCGGCGTTGTACTGGGCGACCATCGTGGCATCGACCACCTTCGGCACGACCATGGCCGACTTCGCCGACCGCTCGCTCGGCATCGGCTATACCGGCGGCTCGACGCTGCTGCTCAGCTGTCTCGTGCTGGTACTCTGGCTCTGGTATCGCGCCGAGGGGACGATCTCGGTCGACAGCGTCGGCACGCCGCGGGTCGAGGCGTTCTATTGGGGCGCGATCACCTTTTCGCAGACGCTCGGCACCGCGCTCGGCGACTGGATCGCCGATACCGGCGATATGGGTTATCGCGGCGGCGCGCTGATCTTCGCCGGCGGGCTTGCCGTTATCGGCGCTCTCTATTTCTGGACCCGGGTCTCCCGCGTCACACTGTTCTGGGCGGCCTTCATTCTGACGCGGCCGTTGGGCGCGACCGTCGGCGATTTCCTCGACAAGCCGCTCGACCATGGTGGGCTCGCCTTGAGCCGGCCGCTGGCCTCCGCCGTGATCGCGGCGTTCATGCTGGCCTGCCTGCTGCTGATCCCGCAACGCGCCTGGCAGCACCCGGGCGATCACCAGGCGGCCGAGAAGGCCCGCGAGGTCGCCTAG
- a CDS encoding COG4705 family protein — protein sequence MLNKVPEVTAIFWAIKILSTTVGETGADYLAVHVGLGAGRTAICMTGLLIAALLLQLRRRAYVPWIYWLTVVLVSIVGTQLTDLLTDKLEISLYVSTAAFAGALAAIFAIWYGVERTLSIHSIVTTRRELFYWTAILFTFALGTAAGDLATEALGLGFQLGVVAFGMLIVAVAAAYAIGGNPVLTFWLAYILTRPLGASLGDLLSQSRDYGGMGLGTVQTSIVFLTVIVGLVAWVTFEGDDARRTDPAQ from the coding sequence ATGCTGAACAAGGTTCCGGAGGTCACCGCGATCTTCTGGGCCATCAAGATCCTCTCGACCACAGTCGGCGAAACCGGCGCCGATTATCTCGCGGTGCATGTCGGCCTCGGCGCCGGCCGGACGGCGATCTGCATGACCGGACTGCTGATCGCCGCATTGCTCCTGCAACTGAGGCGCCGTGCCTATGTGCCCTGGATCTACTGGCTCACCGTCGTTCTCGTCAGCATCGTCGGGACGCAGCTCACGGATCTCTTGACCGACAAGCTCGAGATCAGCCTCTATGTCAGCACCGCGGCCTTCGCCGGCGCGCTCGCGGCAATTTTCGCAATCTGGTACGGCGTCGAGCGCACGCTGTCGATCCACAGCATCGTCACGACGCGGCGCGAGCTGTTCTACTGGACCGCGATCCTGTTCACCTTCGCGCTCGGCACGGCCGCCGGCGATCTCGCGACCGAAGCGCTCGGTCTCGGCTTTCAGCTCGGCGTCGTCGCCTTCGGCATGCTGATCGTCGCGGTGGCGGCTGCGTACGCCATCGGCGGCAATCCCGTCCTCACCTTCTGGCTCGCCTATATCCTCACCCGTCCGCTTGGCGCCTCGCTTGGCGACCTGCTGTCGCAATCGCGCGACTATGGCGGAATGGGCCTCGGCACGGTCCAGACCAGCATCGTCTTCCTGACCGTGATCGTCGGCCTCGTCGCCTGGGTGACGTTCGAAGGCGATGACGCTCGCCGGACAGATCCGGCGCAATAG